TACTAGAAAAACCAAATACAAGGACATTTTGTAAACCATTGCCACTTATTACAACTCCGCCTGAAACCGTAGCATTAATTACATTATCAGAAGTCCCTTCAAATACGACTGCACCCCAAGTGCTGCTGACTTCTCCGCCTGAAATCGATAAATGAATTTCACATTCATAAACACTTTCTGAATAGACCGCATAATAATAGCCACCGACTACTCCGCCTGAAATCGCGATATGTATTTCACTTTCATAAACACTATCTAAATGGATCGCAATCTCGTCGCTACTAACTACTCCGCCTGAAATCTCGATATATATTTGACTTTCATTAACATCAATTAAATAGATTGCCGCCATATCGTCGCCGCGGACTTCTCCACCTAAAATCATGATATGTATTTCACTGTGATGAACGTCTTCGATATAGATTGCGGCATAATAACTAGACACTACTCCACCGAAAACCGTGATTATACCAGTAGTATTTTTTAAAATCGCATACCCCCAGTCGGTATTTCTAATTTCCGCACCGTCCACAACCTCAAATACACCTTCGCCTTCAAGTTGTATAGTTGCCCAATAATGAACACTAGAACTGTATCTCGCCTGCCAAATGACTTTTGATGAAGCTGGAATATTCAGGATAATACTCTCAAATCCGTTGAAAATCAATTTATCGCCTGCACATATAATCGTTATCGTTGCATCGTCAGGCACTTCCAGCGTTCCAGACGCCCCTTCAAAAATTTCAACAACAGAACCGTCTTCGAGATCAATCACCCCGCTACCGCAACCATCCCACTCATGGGTCGGAGCCAAATCCGCCCACACCGAACCGACAGCAACCATTGCCGCCAGCAAAAACATTTTAATGAACCTACTCATAAAGAGCCCTCCCTAAAAAAATTGATTTGTTAGATTTTCTCATCAAACAACACAACGCTCGACATTTCTCCGTTGGCTGAGCGGTAAAAAATGCAAAAATTTTTCGACCGAAAAGTCGCCCCCTTGTAATATCCCCACATATATTATACTTTGTATAATTATATGTGTTGTGTTGTGTTGTGTTGTGTTGTGTTGTGTTGTGTTGTGTTGTGTTGTGTTGTGTTGTGTTGTGTTGTGTTGTGTTGTGTTGTGTTGTGTTGTGTTGTTAACGGCAAAAATGAGAGCAATTATCATTGCTCCTGCGGTGAGTTTGCTTTTGAGATTTGCGAATGTTTTTTCTTGTTCGCTTTGTTTACTCAATTTTGCCCCTCTTTGTAGTTGTTTCTCGGCTCGTCATTGCCTTATGCGGTAAATATAATGCAAGATTTCAGATTTTGCTTGTTTTTCACTCAATTCTCCCAAAATTCCGCTCAAATTCTGCAACTGTCAAAATTATGGGATTAAGGTTTTCAATCGAAAAATCGTCATAAGCAGGAACTCTGTTTAATGCGGAAGTATCGGTGATAATTACTGTAAAAAAGGCTCGGTTTTCAAAAAAACGTCTTGCCTCAGTGCTAACATCCGCCGCCGTAATTGTTCGCATCCTTTTAACGTAATCAATATAATGGGTGGGGCTTCTGCCGTCAAATTCGTCGCGCAAAAATGTCGCCGTTCTTGCCTCGCTCGTGCGAAATGCCGACGGAAGCGACAATATAAACTGCTCGATTTTTTCATTAACTTCGCTGTCCGCGAGTTTTTCTTGAGCTGTGTTTCCTATAATTTCCTGCATTAAAAACAATGCTCTGTTTGTATGCTCTGTTTGAGTGGTCATCTGCGCGTTAAATGTCGCAGGAAAAAGATAATTGCTACCAAGTTGTGAGTGAATAGAATAAGTCAACCCCTCGTCGCTTCGTATCCGCGAAACAAGCCGCGAGTTAAAACCGCCGCCTAAAATTTCGTTAAAAACCGAGAGCGGGTAAAATCTTTCGTCGGGGCGCATAAAAGAAGGAAATCCCGTTGCTATAAGCGATTGCGTGAGACCATCTCTGTGAATTATCAACGTTTGCGCCAATATTTCGGGCGAAATTTCGGGAATGCTTCGAGAATTTACTTCGCGTTCCGCTCCAAAATTTCTTTCTACAAAATCGCGCACAACGCGTTCCTCAATATCGCCGCTTGCCGCAACTATCATTCTCGCTTCATTCATTAAATATCTATGATATTGCATAAGGTCGTTTTGCGTTATTCTTTGAGGAAAATCCCTCGGTAAAAGTTCGCTTATTTGCGTTTGCGGATAATTCACCGACCGCCACCCCGCCGCAAGCAAACTTGAGGGATTATCAAATCTGTGGCTGATACCTTGCGATAAATTTGTTCTGTTGAGACGAACTCGCGCTTGGTCGAATGCAGGATTTTGCAGAATGTCTTCTAAAATCTCCAATGCAACAGGCAAGTTTTGAGAAAGCCCCGAAACGGCAAAATCAGTTCTTGCCTGCC
The Chitinivibrionia bacterium genome window above contains:
- a CDS encoding insulinase family protein, with protein sequence MNKKLPIIFIIVLAVIFILRERRANEFADGFSHKFPHPDAIVFGELNWRLPNGNDFRQTIGEIPFFYEKDDVVPLFHLQLSFEAGSMLEYPQPKGTSQLYALSIRNGGSRKFSPAQVDSLLALNAVSISVANGQARTDFAVSGLSQNLPVALEILEDILQNPAFDQARVRLNRTNLSQGISHRFDNPSSLLAAGWRSVNYPQTQISELLPRDFPQRITQNDLMQYHRYLMNEARMIVAASGDIEERVVRDFVERNFGAEREVNSRSIPEISPEILAQTLIIHRDGLTQSLIATGFPSFMRPDERFYPLSVFNEILGGGFNSRLVSRIRSDEGLTYSIHSQLGSNYLFPATFNAQMTTQTEHTNRALFLMQEIIGNTAQEKLADSEVNEKIEQFILSLPSAFRTSEARTATFLRDEFDGRSPTHYIDYVKRMRTITAADVSTEARRFFENRAFFTVIITDTSALNRVPAYDDFSIENLNPIILTVAEFERNFGRIE